A single Vespula vulgaris chromosome 3, iyVesVulg1.1, whole genome shotgun sequence DNA region contains:
- the LOC127062660 gene encoding uncharacterized protein LOC127062660 isoform X2 produces MSKSRSGGSKGSRSNSTESEDPCQQHSINSPHLPTSDTLGTNGNSLVVRNESTVPSSPPPSYQHVLEETRMEQSADNEGEEEMDEVEEYTEKQRQALKRNKTAVSGEGGGGGGGSGCGPGGGGRQPVKGTEILHKSSKEFYRAVAKQWGITCKMSDHCRCLDCQSHYFDCEYEKDEQEKTDGGLGAGTPMFISGVMHGTSCVLL; encoded by the exons ATGTCCAAGTCGCGAAGCGGCGGCAGCAAGGGTAGCCGCAGTAACAGCACGGAATCGGAAGATCCTTGCCAACAGCATTCGATTAATTCACCACACTTGCCGACATCGGATACACTCGGAACGAACGGCAACAGTTTGGTCGTCAGAAACGAATCGACGGTGCCCAGTTCACCTCCGCCTTCTTATCAGCACGTTCTCGAAGAG ACGAGAATGGAGCAATCGGCTGATAACGAGGGAGAAGAGGAAATGGACGAGGTAGAAGAGTATACAGAAAAACAACGACAAGCTTTGAAGAGGAACAAAACTGCTGTTAGCggtgaaggaggaggtggtggtggtggtagtggttgCGGTCCAGGAGGTGGAGGTAGACAGCCTGTCAAAGGGACAGAAATTCTTCACAAATCGAGCAAAGAGTTTTATAGAGCGGTTGCCAAACAATGGGGAATTACTTGTAAAATGAGCGATCATTGCAGATGTCTTGATTGTCAG AGCCATTACTTCGACTGCGAATATGAAAAGGATGAGCAAGAGAAAACCGACGGTGGACTTGGCGCCGGCACGCCGATGTTCATTTCCGGAGTGATGCACGGCACGAGCTGTGTTCTCCTATAA
- the LOC127062660 gene encoding uncharacterized protein LOC127062660 isoform X1, whose protein sequence is MVGGCFDVFYASLKKRTRKSIKLAPFKLRFSKMSKSRSGGSKGSRSNSTESEDPCQQHSINSPHLPTSDTLGTNGNSLVVRNESTVPSSPPPSYQHVLEETRMEQSADNEGEEEMDEVEEYTEKQRQALKRNKTAVSGEGGGGGGGSGCGPGGGGRQPVKGTEILHKSSKEFYRAVAKQWGITCKMSDHCRCLDCQSHYFDCEYEKDEQEKTDGGLGAGTPMFISGVMHGTSCVLL, encoded by the exons CACTAAAGAAGCGGACAAGAAAATCGATCAAGCTGGCGCCATTCAAGCTTCGTTTTTCAAAGATGTCCAAGTCGCGAAGCGGCGGCAGCAAGGGTAGCCGCAGTAACAGCACGGAATCGGAAGATCCTTGCCAACAGCATTCGATTAATTCACCACACTTGCCGACATCGGATACACTCGGAACGAACGGCAACAGTTTGGTCGTCAGAAACGAATCGACGGTGCCCAGTTCACCTCCGCCTTCTTATCAGCACGTTCTCGAAGAG ACGAGAATGGAGCAATCGGCTGATAACGAGGGAGAAGAGGAAATGGACGAGGTAGAAGAGTATACAGAAAAACAACGACAAGCTTTGAAGAGGAACAAAACTGCTGTTAGCggtgaaggaggaggtggtggtggtggtagtggttgCGGTCCAGGAGGTGGAGGTAGACAGCCTGTCAAAGGGACAGAAATTCTTCACAAATCGAGCAAAGAGTTTTATAGAGCGGTTGCCAAACAATGGGGAATTACTTGTAAAATGAGCGATCATTGCAGATGTCTTGATTGTCAG AGCCATTACTTCGACTGCGAATATGAAAAGGATGAGCAAGAGAAAACCGACGGTGGACTTGGCGCCGGCACGCCGATGTTCATTTCCGGAGTGATGCACGGCACGAGCTGTGTTCTCCTATAA